A single region of the Rhipicephalus microplus isolate Deutch F79 chromosome 10, USDA_Rmic, whole genome shotgun sequence genome encodes:
- the LOC119180818 gene encoding uncharacterized protein LOC119180818 isoform X3 encodes MAPCAWSAVPTTFGVQVSVCGLEFSAFYGPTCPGCAAADVSGKTCGGLPEWFGGGTATALASGGARYHPWRPPPLAESASSPACFFNDRVRTTSVILLLGVGSFVCYKLYCQLRQRFRRRKKRDTATLRKAHVRSWISRVQHGKVQECYLESDNESEISEASLPDTSQASFGDIPQPVTEHAQAENKCDASSSCGGGFLSDDDIWDMGVTSSNPYEPVRFDSQSGDVRFQGCAQPKASTPLNIAKNNQKGGSVRHRNKKAKSAGSPGTRQTDHNPKANPSSKAGSGSGDISASVKNNNNNVDDRAPLSDDSISQEPEGLLDSLSYEGGGEAATPWANDTVSLFANFSIGSLSERNRRTEELISSRADTQGEDTDDFSMSGMVSDSALLRLRNSHSHQLSVDSEASDLSIFEKAQAPLEVPCEAFETIDKIETILHDTKQELLDLDADLVSLRVFQKLPANYDVVLGDAGKKNGDEFSSRRASTRDVEIRTDSGSDFGNSLESDSERLVRNSSGPSLEWDSLSLPKQPVELQHESDSTDFGTFSEWSESEDGGGAPRPSVLGVVRRHSSGSIHSKGTLREEIQRILYAESESWKRNLARSQTLPLDQSLPESEQNCDAPTWVMRESSSVHKMTTVPEESTISPSSVSDFASLAASSDRDASMDTNGNDLMDVERDNEGSSFESAESPVCVEDKVSLADYIFGLRRKRKQQPGDGMEKTLAAVLSGLEVRSLRRIKNDCYAAIRAAGFQVLASGGSILSGHRGANGVYQRYHDASVGTKTWLDGWTFHQSLAYTQVLQGFWECLSALQDLEDQLRLTASPGALLASKLNEDPTLDAKLVEAVKIVMLKSALELFAAQKDSDAPCPLFATVLFSQVTATSPEEHLVSHVSRLGKSLAVPEADLYLLGYALGTTLTVVRPSQGGNEDYVSRYPEWQVGSWPEAVLVQHEGRYWACAT; translated from the exons TGCGCACCACTAGCGTCATCCTTCTGCTGGGCGTTGGCTCCTTCGTCTGCTACAAGCTCTACTGCCAGCTGAGGCAGCGCTTCCGCAGGCGCAAGAAGAgggacacagcgacgctgcggAAGGCCCACGTGCGGAGCTGGATATCCAGAGTCCAACACGGAAAAGTGCAG GAGTGCTACTTAGAGAGCGACAATGAGTCCGAGATCAGCGAGGCATCGCTACCTGACACGAGCCAGGCATCTTTTGGTGACATT CCCCAGCCCGTGACTGAGCATGCCCAAGCTGAAAACAAATGT GATGCCAGCTCAAGCTGCGGTGGTGGCTTCCTGAGTGACGACGACATTTGGGACATGGGGGTAACGTCGAGCAACCCTTACGAGCCGGTGCGCTTCGATAGCCAGTCGGGGGACGTGCGCTTTCAGGGATGTGCACAGCCCAAGGCTTCGACACCACTCAACATTGCTAAAAACAACCAGAAGGGCGGCAGCGTGCGTCATCGCAACAA GAAAGCAAAGTCAGCAGGAAGTCCCGGCACACGGCAGACAGACCACAATCCGAAGGCGAACCCGAGCTCTAAGGCAGGCAGCGGGTCCGGAGACATCTCGGCATCCgtcaagaacaacaacaacaacgtagACGACCGAGCGCCgctgtctgatgattccatctCCCAAGAGCCTGAGGGTCTACTAGATTCGCTTTCCTATGAAGGTGGTGGCGAGGCAGCAACGCCATGGGCAAATGACACAGTCTCCCTTTTCGCCAACTTCAGCATCGGCTCGCTAAGCGAACGCAACCGGCGCACGGAAGAGCTCATCTCATCTCGCGCCGACACCCAGGGAGAGGACACCGATGACTTCTCCATGAGTGGCATGGTCTCAGACTCCGCGCTGCTAAGGCTCCGCAATTCACACTCTCACCAGCTTTCTGTGGACAGCGAAGCGTCCGACTTGAGTATCTTTGAAAAGGCGCAGGCGCCGCTGGAGGTTCCCTGTGAGGCGTTTGAGACCATCGACAAGATAGAGACCATCCTCCACGACACGAAGCAAGAGCTGCTTGACCTCGATGCAGATTTGGTCAGCCTCCGCGTGTTCCAGAAACTCCCAGCAAACTACGACGTTGTGCTGGGCGATGCCGGAAAGAAAAACGGCGACGAATTTTCCAGCCGCCGTGCCAGCACTCGCGACGTGGAGATCCGTACAGACAGCGGCAGCGACTTTGGAAATTCTCTAGAGTCGGACAGCGAGAGGCTGGTCAGAAATTCATCTGGGCCCAGCTTGGAGTGGGACTCGCTTTCACTGCCAAAGCAACCGGTGGAGCTGCAGCACGAGTCAGACTCCACGGACTTTGGCACGTTCAGCGAGTGGTCTGAGAGCGAGGATGGTGGCGGTGCACCCCGCCCGAGCGTGCTTGGCGTCGTGCGTCGCCACAGCAGCGGCAGCATTCACAGCAAGGGCACACTCCGCGAGGAGATTCAGCGCATTCTCTACGCAGAATCTGAATCGTGGAAGCGTAACCTCGCGCGGAGCCAGACACTGCCGTTGGACCAAAGCTTGCCCGAGTCGGAACAGAACTGCGACGCTCCGACATGGGTGATGCGGGAGTCTTCTTCAGTGCACAAGATGACCACTGTTCCTGAGGAGAGCACTATCAGCCCAAGCAGTGTGTCGGATTTTGCTTCACTTGCAGCGAGCAGTGATAGGGACGCTTCTATGGACACCAATGGCAATGACCTGATGGATGTGGAAAGGGACAACGAGGGCTCCAGCTTTGAATCTGCCGAATCGCCAGTTTGTGTTGAAGACAAAGTGTCACTGGCTGACTACATCTTTGGGCTACGCCGAAAGAGGAAGCAACAGCCTGGTGACGGAATGGAAAAA ACCCTTGCAGCTGTACTGTCAGGACTGGAAGTGAGGTCGCTACGGCGGATCAAAAATGACTGCTACGCCGCCATTCGTGCAGCTGGCTTCCAAGTTTTGGCATCTGGAGGATCCATTCTCAGTGGACACAGAGGTGCCAATGGTGTCTACCAG CGATACCACGATGCGTCTGTGGGCACCAAGACCTGGCTCGACGGCTGGACCTTCCATCAAAGTCTCGCGTACACCCAGGTTCTGCAAGGATTCTGGGAGTGCCTCTCTGCGTTACAGGACTTG GAAGATCAGCTGCGGTTGACAGCGAGTCCAGGGGCATTGCTCGCCAGCAAGCTCAACGAAGACCCCACGCTTGATGCGAAGCTCGTGGAGGCAGTCAAAATTGTCATGCTCAAGTCTGCTCTGGAGCTGTTTGCAGCACAGAAGGATAGTGATGCCCCTTGTCCCCTGTTCGCTACAGTCCTGTTTTCACAAGTCACGGCAACTTCCCCGGAGGAGCACTTGGTCAGCCATGTCAGCCGGCTTGGCAAAAGTCTGGCAGTACCAGAG GCTGACCTCTACCTGTTGGGTTATGCCCTGGGGACTACCCTGACTGTTGTACGGCCAAGTCAAGGAGGCAACGAAGACTACGTGAGCCGTTACCCAGAGTGGCAGGTTGGCAGTTGGCCCGAGGCTGTGCTTGTCCAACACGAGGGACGCTACTGGGCGTGCGCTACGTGA
- the LOC119180818 gene encoding uncharacterized protein LOC119180818 isoform X4: MLWRVDDETPSSSVCLVPESTSKRVDALERASAESTSLPLRHRYARLAWRALVFCLLWPYFLLRLLCRAWLRLLKYFLLRTTSVILLLGVGSFVCYKLYCQLRQRFRRRKKRDTATLRKAHVRSWISRVQHGKVQECYLESDNESEISEASLPDTSQASFGDIPQPVTEHAQAENKCDASSSCGGGFLSDDDIWDMGVTSSNPYEPVRFDSQSGDVRFQGCAQPKASTPLNIAKNNQKGGSVRHRNKKAKSAGSPGTRQTDHNPKANPSSKAGSGSGDISASVKNNNNNVDDRAPLSDDSISQEPEGLLDSLSYEGGGEAATPWANDTVSLFANFSIGSLSERNRRTEELISSRADTQGEDTDDFSMSGMVSDSALLRLRNSHSHQLSVDSEASDLSIFEKAQAPLEVPCEAFETIDKIETILHDTKQELLDLDADLVSLRVFQKLPANYDVVLGDAGKKNGDEFSSRRASTRDVEIRTDSGSDFGNSLESDSERLVRNSSGPSLEWDSLSLPKQPVELQHESDSTDFGTFSEWSESEDGGGAPRPSVLGVVRRHSSGSIHSKGTLREEIQRILYAESESWKRNLARSQTLPLDQSLPESEQNCDAPTWVMRESSSVHKMTTVPEESTISPSSVSDFASLAASSDRDASMDTNGNDLMDVERDNEGSSFESAESPVCVEDKVSLADYIFGLRRKRKQQPGDGMEKTLAAVLSGLEVRSLRRIKNDCYAAIRAAGFQVLASGGSILSGHRGANGVYQRYHDASVGTKTWLDGWTFHQSLAYTQVLQGFWECLSALQDLEDQLRLTASPGALLASKLNEDPTLDAKLVEAVKIVMLKSALELFAAQKDSDAPCPLFATVLFSQVTATSPEEHLVSHVSRLGKSLAVPEADLYLLGYALGTTLTVVRPSQGGNEDYVSRYPEWQVGSWPEAVLVQHEGRYWACAT, from the exons TGCGCACCACTAGCGTCATCCTTCTGCTGGGCGTTGGCTCCTTCGTCTGCTACAAGCTCTACTGCCAGCTGAGGCAGCGCTTCCGCAGGCGCAAGAAGAgggacacagcgacgctgcggAAGGCCCACGTGCGGAGCTGGATATCCAGAGTCCAACACGGAAAAGTGCAG GAGTGCTACTTAGAGAGCGACAATGAGTCCGAGATCAGCGAGGCATCGCTACCTGACACGAGCCAGGCATCTTTTGGTGACATT CCCCAGCCCGTGACTGAGCATGCCCAAGCTGAAAACAAATGT GATGCCAGCTCAAGCTGCGGTGGTGGCTTCCTGAGTGACGACGACATTTGGGACATGGGGGTAACGTCGAGCAACCCTTACGAGCCGGTGCGCTTCGATAGCCAGTCGGGGGACGTGCGCTTTCAGGGATGTGCACAGCCCAAGGCTTCGACACCACTCAACATTGCTAAAAACAACCAGAAGGGCGGCAGCGTGCGTCATCGCAACAA GAAAGCAAAGTCAGCAGGAAGTCCCGGCACACGGCAGACAGACCACAATCCGAAGGCGAACCCGAGCTCTAAGGCAGGCAGCGGGTCCGGAGACATCTCGGCATCCgtcaagaacaacaacaacaacgtagACGACCGAGCGCCgctgtctgatgattccatctCCCAAGAGCCTGAGGGTCTACTAGATTCGCTTTCCTATGAAGGTGGTGGCGAGGCAGCAACGCCATGGGCAAATGACACAGTCTCCCTTTTCGCCAACTTCAGCATCGGCTCGCTAAGCGAACGCAACCGGCGCACGGAAGAGCTCATCTCATCTCGCGCCGACACCCAGGGAGAGGACACCGATGACTTCTCCATGAGTGGCATGGTCTCAGACTCCGCGCTGCTAAGGCTCCGCAATTCACACTCTCACCAGCTTTCTGTGGACAGCGAAGCGTCCGACTTGAGTATCTTTGAAAAGGCGCAGGCGCCGCTGGAGGTTCCCTGTGAGGCGTTTGAGACCATCGACAAGATAGAGACCATCCTCCACGACACGAAGCAAGAGCTGCTTGACCTCGATGCAGATTTGGTCAGCCTCCGCGTGTTCCAGAAACTCCCAGCAAACTACGACGTTGTGCTGGGCGATGCCGGAAAGAAAAACGGCGACGAATTTTCCAGCCGCCGTGCCAGCACTCGCGACGTGGAGATCCGTACAGACAGCGGCAGCGACTTTGGAAATTCTCTAGAGTCGGACAGCGAGAGGCTGGTCAGAAATTCATCTGGGCCCAGCTTGGAGTGGGACTCGCTTTCACTGCCAAAGCAACCGGTGGAGCTGCAGCACGAGTCAGACTCCACGGACTTTGGCACGTTCAGCGAGTGGTCTGAGAGCGAGGATGGTGGCGGTGCACCCCGCCCGAGCGTGCTTGGCGTCGTGCGTCGCCACAGCAGCGGCAGCATTCACAGCAAGGGCACACTCCGCGAGGAGATTCAGCGCATTCTCTACGCAGAATCTGAATCGTGGAAGCGTAACCTCGCGCGGAGCCAGACACTGCCGTTGGACCAAAGCTTGCCCGAGTCGGAACAGAACTGCGACGCTCCGACATGGGTGATGCGGGAGTCTTCTTCAGTGCACAAGATGACCACTGTTCCTGAGGAGAGCACTATCAGCCCAAGCAGTGTGTCGGATTTTGCTTCACTTGCAGCGAGCAGTGATAGGGACGCTTCTATGGACACCAATGGCAATGACCTGATGGATGTGGAAAGGGACAACGAGGGCTCCAGCTTTGAATCTGCCGAATCGCCAGTTTGTGTTGAAGACAAAGTGTCACTGGCTGACTACATCTTTGGGCTACGCCGAAAGAGGAAGCAACAGCCTGGTGACGGAATGGAAAAA ACCCTTGCAGCTGTACTGTCAGGACTGGAAGTGAGGTCGCTACGGCGGATCAAAAATGACTGCTACGCCGCCATTCGTGCAGCTGGCTTCCAAGTTTTGGCATCTGGAGGATCCATTCTCAGTGGACACAGAGGTGCCAATGGTGTCTACCAG CGATACCACGATGCGTCTGTGGGCACCAAGACCTGGCTCGACGGCTGGACCTTCCATCAAAGTCTCGCGTACACCCAGGTTCTGCAAGGATTCTGGGAGTGCCTCTCTGCGTTACAGGACTTG GAAGATCAGCTGCGGTTGACAGCGAGTCCAGGGGCATTGCTCGCCAGCAAGCTCAACGAAGACCCCACGCTTGATGCGAAGCTCGTGGAGGCAGTCAAAATTGTCATGCTCAAGTCTGCTCTGGAGCTGTTTGCAGCACAGAAGGATAGTGATGCCCCTTGTCCCCTGTTCGCTACAGTCCTGTTTTCACAAGTCACGGCAACTTCCCCGGAGGAGCACTTGGTCAGCCATGTCAGCCGGCTTGGCAAAAGTCTGGCAGTACCAGAG GCTGACCTCTACCTGTTGGGTTATGCCCTGGGGACTACCCTGACTGTTGTACGGCCAAGTCAAGGAGGCAACGAAGACTACGTGAGCCGTTACCCAGAGTGGCAGGTTGGCAGTTGGCCCGAGGCTGTGCTTGTCCAACACGAGGGACGCTACTGGGCGTGCGCTACGTGA
- the LOC119180818 gene encoding uncharacterized protein LOC119180818 isoform X6, whose product MCCVDDDVHRWVVLVRLFYGTGFGNSWEYAFTVHSMNVRRLVRTTSVILLLGVGSFVCYKLYCQLRQRFRRRKKRDTATLRKAHVRSWISRVQHGKVQECYLESDNESEISEASLPDTSQASFGDIPQPVTEHAQAENKCDASSSCGGGFLSDDDIWDMGVTSSNPYEPVRFDSQSGDVRFQGCAQPKASTPLNIAKNNQKGGSVRHRNKKAKSAGSPGTRQTDHNPKANPSSKAGSGSGDISASVKNNNNNVDDRAPLSDDSISQEPEGLLDSLSYEGGGEAATPWANDTVSLFANFSIGSLSERNRRTEELISSRADTQGEDTDDFSMSGMVSDSALLRLRNSHSHQLSVDSEASDLSIFEKAQAPLEVPCEAFETIDKIETILHDTKQELLDLDADLVSLRVFQKLPANYDVVLGDAGKKNGDEFSSRRASTRDVEIRTDSGSDFGNSLESDSERLVRNSSGPSLEWDSLSLPKQPVELQHESDSTDFGTFSEWSESEDGGGAPRPSVLGVVRRHSSGSIHSKGTLREEIQRILYAESESWKRNLARSQTLPLDQSLPESEQNCDAPTWVMRESSSVHKMTTVPEESTISPSSVSDFASLAASSDRDASMDTNGNDLMDVERDNEGSSFESAESPVCVEDKVSLADYIFGLRRKRKQQPGDGMEKTLAAVLSGLEVRSLRRIKNDCYAAIRAAGFQVLASGGSILSGHRGANGVYQRYHDASVGTKTWLDGWTFHQSLAYTQVLQGFWECLSALQDLEDQLRLTASPGALLASKLNEDPTLDAKLVEAVKIVMLKSALELFAAQKDSDAPCPLFATVLFSQVTATSPEEHLVSHVSRLGKSLAVPEADLYLLGYALGTTLTVVRPSQGGNEDYVSRYPEWQVGSWPEAVLVQHEGRYWACAT is encoded by the exons TGCGCACCACTAGCGTCATCCTTCTGCTGGGCGTTGGCTCCTTCGTCTGCTACAAGCTCTACTGCCAGCTGAGGCAGCGCTTCCGCAGGCGCAAGAAGAgggacacagcgacgctgcggAAGGCCCACGTGCGGAGCTGGATATCCAGAGTCCAACACGGAAAAGTGCAG GAGTGCTACTTAGAGAGCGACAATGAGTCCGAGATCAGCGAGGCATCGCTACCTGACACGAGCCAGGCATCTTTTGGTGACATT CCCCAGCCCGTGACTGAGCATGCCCAAGCTGAAAACAAATGT GATGCCAGCTCAAGCTGCGGTGGTGGCTTCCTGAGTGACGACGACATTTGGGACATGGGGGTAACGTCGAGCAACCCTTACGAGCCGGTGCGCTTCGATAGCCAGTCGGGGGACGTGCGCTTTCAGGGATGTGCACAGCCCAAGGCTTCGACACCACTCAACATTGCTAAAAACAACCAGAAGGGCGGCAGCGTGCGTCATCGCAACAA GAAAGCAAAGTCAGCAGGAAGTCCCGGCACACGGCAGACAGACCACAATCCGAAGGCGAACCCGAGCTCTAAGGCAGGCAGCGGGTCCGGAGACATCTCGGCATCCgtcaagaacaacaacaacaacgtagACGACCGAGCGCCgctgtctgatgattccatctCCCAAGAGCCTGAGGGTCTACTAGATTCGCTTTCCTATGAAGGTGGTGGCGAGGCAGCAACGCCATGGGCAAATGACACAGTCTCCCTTTTCGCCAACTTCAGCATCGGCTCGCTAAGCGAACGCAACCGGCGCACGGAAGAGCTCATCTCATCTCGCGCCGACACCCAGGGAGAGGACACCGATGACTTCTCCATGAGTGGCATGGTCTCAGACTCCGCGCTGCTAAGGCTCCGCAATTCACACTCTCACCAGCTTTCTGTGGACAGCGAAGCGTCCGACTTGAGTATCTTTGAAAAGGCGCAGGCGCCGCTGGAGGTTCCCTGTGAGGCGTTTGAGACCATCGACAAGATAGAGACCATCCTCCACGACACGAAGCAAGAGCTGCTTGACCTCGATGCAGATTTGGTCAGCCTCCGCGTGTTCCAGAAACTCCCAGCAAACTACGACGTTGTGCTGGGCGATGCCGGAAAGAAAAACGGCGACGAATTTTCCAGCCGCCGTGCCAGCACTCGCGACGTGGAGATCCGTACAGACAGCGGCAGCGACTTTGGAAATTCTCTAGAGTCGGACAGCGAGAGGCTGGTCAGAAATTCATCTGGGCCCAGCTTGGAGTGGGACTCGCTTTCACTGCCAAAGCAACCGGTGGAGCTGCAGCACGAGTCAGACTCCACGGACTTTGGCACGTTCAGCGAGTGGTCTGAGAGCGAGGATGGTGGCGGTGCACCCCGCCCGAGCGTGCTTGGCGTCGTGCGTCGCCACAGCAGCGGCAGCATTCACAGCAAGGGCACACTCCGCGAGGAGATTCAGCGCATTCTCTACGCAGAATCTGAATCGTGGAAGCGTAACCTCGCGCGGAGCCAGACACTGCCGTTGGACCAAAGCTTGCCCGAGTCGGAACAGAACTGCGACGCTCCGACATGGGTGATGCGGGAGTCTTCTTCAGTGCACAAGATGACCACTGTTCCTGAGGAGAGCACTATCAGCCCAAGCAGTGTGTCGGATTTTGCTTCACTTGCAGCGAGCAGTGATAGGGACGCTTCTATGGACACCAATGGCAATGACCTGATGGATGTGGAAAGGGACAACGAGGGCTCCAGCTTTGAATCTGCCGAATCGCCAGTTTGTGTTGAAGACAAAGTGTCACTGGCTGACTACATCTTTGGGCTACGCCGAAAGAGGAAGCAACAGCCTGGTGACGGAATGGAAAAA ACCCTTGCAGCTGTACTGTCAGGACTGGAAGTGAGGTCGCTACGGCGGATCAAAAATGACTGCTACGCCGCCATTCGTGCAGCTGGCTTCCAAGTTTTGGCATCTGGAGGATCCATTCTCAGTGGACACAGAGGTGCCAATGGTGTCTACCAG CGATACCACGATGCGTCTGTGGGCACCAAGACCTGGCTCGACGGCTGGACCTTCCATCAAAGTCTCGCGTACACCCAGGTTCTGCAAGGATTCTGGGAGTGCCTCTCTGCGTTACAGGACTTG GAAGATCAGCTGCGGTTGACAGCGAGTCCAGGGGCATTGCTCGCCAGCAAGCTCAACGAAGACCCCACGCTTGATGCGAAGCTCGTGGAGGCAGTCAAAATTGTCATGCTCAAGTCTGCTCTGGAGCTGTTTGCAGCACAGAAGGATAGTGATGCCCCTTGTCCCCTGTTCGCTACAGTCCTGTTTTCACAAGTCACGGCAACTTCCCCGGAGGAGCACTTGGTCAGCCATGTCAGCCGGCTTGGCAAAAGTCTGGCAGTACCAGAG GCTGACCTCTACCTGTTGGGTTATGCCCTGGGGACTACCCTGACTGTTGTACGGCCAAGTCAAGGAGGCAACGAAGACTACGTGAGCCGTTACCCAGAGTGGCAGGTTGGCAGTTGGCCCGAGGCTGTGCTTGTCCAACACGAGGGACGCTACTGGGCGTGCGCTACGTGA
- the LOC119180818 gene encoding uncharacterized protein LOC119180818 isoform X5, whose amino-acid sequence MAPCAWSAVPTTFGVQVSVCGLEFSAFYGPTCPGCAAADVSGKTCGGLPEWFGGGTATALASGGARYHPWRPPPLAESASSPACFFNDRVRTTSVILLLGVGSFVCYKLYCQLRQRFRRRKKRDTATLRKAHVRSWISRVQHGKVQECYLESDNESEISEASLPDTSQASFGDIDASSSCGGGFLSDDDIWDMGVTSSNPYEPVRFDSQSGDVRFQGCAQPKASTPLNIAKNNQKGGSVRHRNKKAKSAGSPGTRQTDHNPKANPSSKAGSGSGDISASVKNNNNNVDDRAPLSDDSISQEPEGLLDSLSYEGGGEAATPWANDTVSLFANFSIGSLSERNRRTEELISSRADTQGEDTDDFSMSGMVSDSALLRLRNSHSHQLSVDSEASDLSIFEKAQAPLEVPCEAFETIDKIETILHDTKQELLDLDADLVSLRVFQKLPANYDVVLGDAGKKNGDEFSSRRASTRDVEIRTDSGSDFGNSLESDSERLVRNSSGPSLEWDSLSLPKQPVELQHESDSTDFGTFSEWSESEDGGGAPRPSVLGVVRRHSSGSIHSKGTLREEIQRILYAESESWKRNLARSQTLPLDQSLPESEQNCDAPTWVMRESSSVHKMTTVPEESTISPSSVSDFASLAASSDRDASMDTNGNDLMDVERDNEGSSFESAESPVCVEDKVSLADYIFGLRRKRKQQPGDGMEKTLAAVLSGLEVRSLRRIKNDCYAAIRAAGFQVLASGGSILSGHRGANGVYQRYHDASVGTKTWLDGWTFHQSLAYTQVLQGFWECLSALQDLEDQLRLTASPGALLASKLNEDPTLDAKLVEAVKIVMLKSALELFAAQKDSDAPCPLFATVLFSQVTATSPEEHLVSHVSRLGKSLAVPEADLYLLGYALGTTLTVVRPSQGGNEDYVSRYPEWQVGSWPEAVLVQHEGRYWACAT is encoded by the exons TGCGCACCACTAGCGTCATCCTTCTGCTGGGCGTTGGCTCCTTCGTCTGCTACAAGCTCTACTGCCAGCTGAGGCAGCGCTTCCGCAGGCGCAAGAAGAgggacacagcgacgctgcggAAGGCCCACGTGCGGAGCTGGATATCCAGAGTCCAACACGGAAAAGTGCAG GAGTGCTACTTAGAGAGCGACAATGAGTCCGAGATCAGCGAGGCATCGCTACCTGACACGAGCCAGGCATCTTTTGGTGACATT GATGCCAGCTCAAGCTGCGGTGGTGGCTTCCTGAGTGACGACGACATTTGGGACATGGGGGTAACGTCGAGCAACCCTTACGAGCCGGTGCGCTTCGATAGCCAGTCGGGGGACGTGCGCTTTCAGGGATGTGCACAGCCCAAGGCTTCGACACCACTCAACATTGCTAAAAACAACCAGAAGGGCGGCAGCGTGCGTCATCGCAACAA GAAAGCAAAGTCAGCAGGAAGTCCCGGCACACGGCAGACAGACCACAATCCGAAGGCGAACCCGAGCTCTAAGGCAGGCAGCGGGTCCGGAGACATCTCGGCATCCgtcaagaacaacaacaacaacgtagACGACCGAGCGCCgctgtctgatgattccatctCCCAAGAGCCTGAGGGTCTACTAGATTCGCTTTCCTATGAAGGTGGTGGCGAGGCAGCAACGCCATGGGCAAATGACACAGTCTCCCTTTTCGCCAACTTCAGCATCGGCTCGCTAAGCGAACGCAACCGGCGCACGGAAGAGCTCATCTCATCTCGCGCCGACACCCAGGGAGAGGACACCGATGACTTCTCCATGAGTGGCATGGTCTCAGACTCCGCGCTGCTAAGGCTCCGCAATTCACACTCTCACCAGCTTTCTGTGGACAGCGAAGCGTCCGACTTGAGTATCTTTGAAAAGGCGCAGGCGCCGCTGGAGGTTCCCTGTGAGGCGTTTGAGACCATCGACAAGATAGAGACCATCCTCCACGACACGAAGCAAGAGCTGCTTGACCTCGATGCAGATTTGGTCAGCCTCCGCGTGTTCCAGAAACTCCCAGCAAACTACGACGTTGTGCTGGGCGATGCCGGAAAGAAAAACGGCGACGAATTTTCCAGCCGCCGTGCCAGCACTCGCGACGTGGAGATCCGTACAGACAGCGGCAGCGACTTTGGAAATTCTCTAGAGTCGGACAGCGAGAGGCTGGTCAGAAATTCATCTGGGCCCAGCTTGGAGTGGGACTCGCTTTCACTGCCAAAGCAACCGGTGGAGCTGCAGCACGAGTCAGACTCCACGGACTTTGGCACGTTCAGCGAGTGGTCTGAGAGCGAGGATGGTGGCGGTGCACCCCGCCCGAGCGTGCTTGGCGTCGTGCGTCGCCACAGCAGCGGCAGCATTCACAGCAAGGGCACACTCCGCGAGGAGATTCAGCGCATTCTCTACGCAGAATCTGAATCGTGGAAGCGTAACCTCGCGCGGAGCCAGACACTGCCGTTGGACCAAAGCTTGCCCGAGTCGGAACAGAACTGCGACGCTCCGACATGGGTGATGCGGGAGTCTTCTTCAGTGCACAAGATGACCACTGTTCCTGAGGAGAGCACTATCAGCCCAAGCAGTGTGTCGGATTTTGCTTCACTTGCAGCGAGCAGTGATAGGGACGCTTCTATGGACACCAATGGCAATGACCTGATGGATGTGGAAAGGGACAACGAGGGCTCCAGCTTTGAATCTGCCGAATCGCCAGTTTGTGTTGAAGACAAAGTGTCACTGGCTGACTACATCTTTGGGCTACGCCGAAAGAGGAAGCAACAGCCTGGTGACGGAATGGAAAAA ACCCTTGCAGCTGTACTGTCAGGACTGGAAGTGAGGTCGCTACGGCGGATCAAAAATGACTGCTACGCCGCCATTCGTGCAGCTGGCTTCCAAGTTTTGGCATCTGGAGGATCCATTCTCAGTGGACACAGAGGTGCCAATGGTGTCTACCAG CGATACCACGATGCGTCTGTGGGCACCAAGACCTGGCTCGACGGCTGGACCTTCCATCAAAGTCTCGCGTACACCCAGGTTCTGCAAGGATTCTGGGAGTGCCTCTCTGCGTTACAGGACTTG GAAGATCAGCTGCGGTTGACAGCGAGTCCAGGGGCATTGCTCGCCAGCAAGCTCAACGAAGACCCCACGCTTGATGCGAAGCTCGTGGAGGCAGTCAAAATTGTCATGCTCAAGTCTGCTCTGGAGCTGTTTGCAGCACAGAAGGATAGTGATGCCCCTTGTCCCCTGTTCGCTACAGTCCTGTTTTCACAAGTCACGGCAACTTCCCCGGAGGAGCACTTGGTCAGCCATGTCAGCCGGCTTGGCAAAAGTCTGGCAGTACCAGAG GCTGACCTCTACCTGTTGGGTTATGCCCTGGGGACTACCCTGACTGTTGTACGGCCAAGTCAAGGAGGCAACGAAGACTACGTGAGCCGTTACCCAGAGTGGCAGGTTGGCAGTTGGCCCGAGGCTGTGCTTGTCCAACACGAGGGACGCTACTGGGCGTGCGCTACGTGA
- the mRpS21 gene encoding mitochondrial ribosomal protein S21, which yields MHHKLFIARTVLVRNNQVEEALRVLNRILGMEGIFDRYRLTRYYEKPTKTRRRINYEICKAIYDEDMARRIQFTLRKNRADPWLGND from the exons ATGCATCACAAACTTTTCATCGCCCGCACTGTTCTCGTCCGGAACAACCAAGTCGAAGAAGCACTGCGTGTTCTAAACCG CATCCTGGGCATGGAAGGTATCTTCGACCGCTACAGACTCACGAGGTACTACGAGAAGCCGACAAAAACGCGACGAAGAATCAACTACGAAATCTGCAAGGCCATCTacgacgaggacatggctcgccGGATCCAGTTCACGCTGCGCAAAAACCGAGCCGACCCTTGGCTAGGAAATGACTGA